The Imtechella halotolerans DNA window TGGTATTTTGTTTTGGGATACAATTATTAGAGAGTCGGTTCCGGACTGTTATTCCGATTTAGGGTTTAAAACTATTTCGACAAATCCTTGTGGAGAAATTCCATTATGTCCTTATGATTCGTGTCGTTTATTAGCAATTAACTTGTTCTCCTATGTGGAACAACCCTTTACTTCAAAAGCTGTTTTTAATTTTGAATTATTTAAAAAACATATAGCTGCCGCACAGCGTATAATGGATGATATTATTGATTTAGAATTAGAGAAGATTGAGGCTATCCTTGCTAAAATTGATGCTGATCCTGAAGCGGATGATATCAAACTTGTAGAACGTAATCTATGGGTGAATATTCGTAAAAAGGCATTGGAAGGTAGACGTACCGGAATAGGAATTACTGCTGAAGGTGATATGTTGGCTGCCCTTGGTATTAAGTACGGTAGTGATAAAGGTGTTGCTTTTTCAGTGGAGATTCATAAAACCATTGCCGTAGAGGCATATAGGGCCTCAGTATATGCGGCAAAGGAACGTGGAGCATTTTTAATATATGATGCAAAACGTGAAGAAAACAATCCATTTGTTTTACGTCTGAAAGAAGCGGATGAAAAGCTGTATTATGATATGCTAGAATATGGTCGTAGAAATATCGCCTTGCTTACTATTGCGCCTACAGGTACCACTAGTCTTATGACACAAACTACCTCTGGGATTGAGCCCGTGTTTTTACCGGTGTATAAGCGTAGACGTAAGGTGAATCCTAATGATAAAGAAGTACGAGTAGACTTTGTAGATGAGGTTGGTGATTCCTGGGAAGAATATGTAGTATTTCATCATCGTTTCAAGCAATGGATGGAAGTAAATGGATATGATGTTTCAAAAAATTATTCTCAAAAGGAATTAGATACTATCGTTAAAAAATCACCTTATTACAAGGCTACCTCTAATGATGTGGATTGGTTAAATAAGGTGCGTATGCAAGGGGCTGTTCAGAAATGGGTTGATCATTCGATTAGTGTGACCATTAATTTGCCAAATGATGTTTCAGAAGAGCTGGTAGGGAAACTGTATATGGAAGCTTGGGAGGCTGGCTGTAAAGGAGTTACTGTTTATCGTGATGGATCTCGCTCTGGGGTTTTAATTTCTAGTGAAGAGAAAAAGGATGATACTCAGGATACCTTGACCGTTTTCCCAACAAAGCGACCACAAGTGTTAGAAGCTGATGTGGTTCGTTTTCAAAATAATAAAGAGAAGTGGATTGCTTTTATTGGCTTAATTGAAGGAAAGCCTTATGAAATATTTACTGGTTTATCAGATGATGAGGATGGAATTCTTATTCCAAGATGGGTAAATGAAGGAGTGATTATTAAGAATAGAAATGAGGATGGTACCTCACGATATGATTTTCAATATAAAAATCAACGTGGTTATAAAACGACTATAGAGGGGCTTTCACATAAGTTTAATCCTGAATATTGGAATTATGCGAAACTGATCTCAAGTACACTTCGTCATGGCATGCCGATTGAGAAAGTAGTAGATTTGATTAATAGTCTACAACTTGATAGCGAATTTATCAATAATTGGAAAAATGGTGTTGCTCGAGCTTTGAAACGATATGTTGCAGATGGGGTTGAGGCTCAAGGACAAAAGTGTAGTAATTGTAATTCCACCAACCTAATATATCAAGAAGGCTGTTTGACTTGTAAAGACTGCGGCTCTTCTAAGTGTGGATAGTTTAATTTGTGTTAATAAAAAGCCCTCTTAAATGAGGGCTTTTTTTATCTTTGTTTAGGTTTCCTAAAACCAGGCCTTTTAGCTTGAAAGTTGATCGGTTTTGGAAGGCTGGCTTGTTCAGTTTTATCTGATGAAGAAATCAATTGGGTTAATTCTTCCATTTCTTTAGAGGTTAATTCGCGATACCGACCCATCGGTATGTCTAGATGTATGTTAATTATACGAATACGCTTAAGTGCTGTAACCTCATAGCCAACGTATTGGCACATTCGTCTGATTTGTCTGTTAAGTCCTTGAGTAAGGACTATTCTAAATACAAATTTACTTAGTTGTTCAACTTCGCATTTGCGAGTTACAGTGCCTAGGATAGGAATTCCGCTCGCCATTCGTTTAAGGAATCGATCGGTAATTGGTTTATCAACTGTAACTATGTATTCTTTTTCGTGATTATTTCGAGCTCTGAGGATTTTGTTTACAATGTCACCGTCATTTGTCATAAAGATTAGTCCTTCACTGGCCTTATCTAATCGACCTATAGGAAAAATACGTAACGGGTAATTGATGTAGTCAACAATGTTGTTTTTTACGCTTTGATTCGTTGTACATTCAATTCCTGCAGGTTTATGGAATGCAAGATATATGGGTTTTTCCGTTTTTCCACTTACAAGCTTTCCGTCTAGACGAATTTCATCCCGCAGGCTAACTTTGGTTCCCATTTCTGCGACTTTGCCATTTATGCTAATTCGTTTTTGTTCAATGAGTTTGTCGGCTTCTCTTCGAGAACATATTCCTGTTTCAGCAAGAAATTTATTAAGACGTTTTAGGTTTTCTTCCATAAGTGCTTATAGATTATTACAAATGGTACAATTAGGCGGCTTGATGCTGCAAAATTAATCTAAAATTATGGGCATCATCGCTATGGTCTTTATAATCTGTAAAAATATCGTATTTTTGCAGCCTGAAATTGATAAACATTTATGTTAACAAGATTAAATATAGTTAAGCAACGTTTTGATGAGGTGTCGGATCTTATCATTAATCCGGATGTCATAGCCG harbors:
- a CDS encoding adenosylcobalamin-dependent ribonucleoside-diphosphate reductase, which gives rise to MHLKESTAVPQVFTQEEAFEASVTYFGGDDLAARVWVNKYALKDSQGRIYERTPDDMHRRIAKEIARIELRYPNPMSEEEVYDLIKNFKYIVPQGSPMAGIGNPYQIASLSNCFVIGNEGMSDSYGGIMKIDQEQVQLMKRRGGVGHDLSHIRPKGSAVKNSALTSTGLVPFMERYSNSTREVAQDGRRGALMLSVSINHPDAEDFIDAKMEQGKVTGANVSVRIDDAFMNAVKSHAPYLQKFPIQSETPKVSKEVDAQQLWQKIVHNAWRSAEPGILFWDTIIRESVPDCYSDLGFKTISTNPCGEIPLCPYDSCRLLAINLFSYVEQPFTSKAVFNFELFKKHIAAAQRIMDDIIDLELEKIEAILAKIDADPEADDIKLVERNLWVNIRKKALEGRRTGIGITAEGDMLAALGIKYGSDKGVAFSVEIHKTIAVEAYRASVYAAKERGAFLIYDAKREENNPFVLRLKEADEKLYYDMLEYGRRNIALLTIAPTGTTSLMTQTTSGIEPVFLPVYKRRRKVNPNDKEVRVDFVDEVGDSWEEYVVFHHRFKQWMEVNGYDVSKNYSQKELDTIVKKSPYYKATSNDVDWLNKVRMQGAVQKWVDHSISVTINLPNDVSEELVGKLYMEAWEAGCKGVTVYRDGSRSGVLISSEEKKDDTQDTLTVFPTKRPQVLEADVVRFQNNKEKWIAFIGLIEGKPYEIFTGLSDDEDGILIPRWVNEGVIIKNRNEDGTSRYDFQYKNQRGYKTTIEGLSHKFNPEYWNYAKLISSTLRHGMPIEKVVDLINSLQLDSEFINNWKNGVARALKRYVADGVEAQGQKCSNCNSTNLIYQEGCLTCKDCGSSKCG
- the rluF gene encoding 23S rRNA pseudouridine(2604) synthase RluF; protein product: MEENLKRLNKFLAETGICSRREADKLIEQKRISINGKVAEMGTKVSLRDEIRLDGKLVSGKTEKPIYLAFHKPAGIECTTNQSVKNNIVDYINYPLRIFPIGRLDKASEGLIFMTNDGDIVNKILRARNNHEKEYIVTVDKPITDRFLKRMASGIPILGTVTRKCEVEQLSKFVFRIVLTQGLNRQIRRMCQYVGYEVTALKRIRIINIHLDIPMGRYRELTSKEMEELTQLISSSDKTEQASLPKPINFQAKRPGFRKPKQR